Proteins from a genomic interval of Phocoena phocoena chromosome 20, mPhoPho1.1, whole genome shotgun sequence:
- the LOC136141315 gene encoding zinc finger protein 211-like, with amino-acid sequence MAAAAALRHQSQGSVTFEDVVVYFSWEEWGLLDEAQRCLYHDVMLENFALVTSLGCWYGMEDEEAFSVQSVSVEPMSLGKTPTPDPSIQKTHPCEKCVMAGRDILYLPEYQGLPPGQKSYPCEACGKQFWFSPNSHQHQKHNDEKPFKRDIDRASFVTSYRFHVSGKTFTCEEVGRDFLAMLNLLQHQATLKGAKPQSSFRCGESFHSGKSHYKYSEYEKLFSYEYTLFQDEQLHTRERARSYECSECGKSFSQSYRLIQHHRSHTAARPYKCNECGKAFSYKLRLVQHLQIHTKVRPYECGECGKSFSYSSTLIKHQRVHTGARPYKCGECGNSFSQSSNLIQHQKIHSGARPYKCSECGKSFSYKCKLVQHLRIHTGERPYECGECGKSFSHSSTLNQHQRIHTGARPYKCDECEKSFSQKSNLIQHRRVHTGEKPYECGECGKSFSQSSHIIQHRKLHTR; translated from the exons GGTAGTGTGACCTTTGAAGACGTGGTAGTGTACTTCTCCTGGGAGGAGTGGGGGCTCCttgatgaggctcagagatgccTGTACCACGATGTCATGCTGGAGAACTTTGCACTTGTGACCTCACTGG GTTGTTGGTATGGAATGGAGGATGAGGAAGCATTTTCTGTGCAGAGTGTTTCTGTAGAACCAATGTCACTGGGCAAGACTCCAACTCCAGATCCATCCATTCAGAAGACTCACCCCTGTGAGAAGTGTGTCATGGCCGGGAGAGACATTTTGTATCTGCCTGAGTACCAAGGATTGCCTCCTGGGCAGAAGTCATACCCCTGTGAGGCATGTGGAAAACAATTTTGGTTCAGTCCAAACAGTCACCAGCACCAGAAGCACAATGATGAGAAACCATTCAAAAGGGACATAGATAGGGCCTCATTTGTGACGAGCTACAGGTTCCATGTTTCAGGGAAGACCTTCACCTGCGAAGAAGTCGGGAGGGACTTCCTGGCTATGTTGAATCTTCTTCAGCATCAGGCCACTCTCAAAGGGGCAAAGCCACAGAGCAGCTTCAGGTGTGGGGAGTCCTTTCATAGCGGAAAAAGTCATTACAAATATAGTGAGTATGAGAAATTGTTCAGCTATGAATACACACTTTTTCAGGATGAGCAACTTCACACTAGAGAAA GAGCAAGGtcttatgagtgcagtgaatgtgggaaatcctttaGCCAAAGCTACAGACTCATTCAACACCACAGAAGTCACACTGCAGCAAGGCCTTATAAGtgcaatgaatgtgggaaagccttcagctACAAATTAAGACTTGTGCAGCACCTACAAATTCACACTAAAGTGAGGCCTTATGAGTGTGGCGAATGTGGGAAGTCCTTTAGCTACAGCTCCACTCTCATTAAACAccagagagttcacactggagCAAGGCCTTACAAGTGTGGTGAGTGTGGGAATTCCTTTAGCCAAAGCTCCAACCTCATTCAGCACCAGAAGATTCACAGTGGAGCGAGGCCTTACAAATGTAGTGAATGTGGAAAATCCTTCAGCTATAAATGCAAACTTGTGCAGCACCTGcgaattcacactggagaaaggccttatgagtgtggggaatgtgggaaatcctttaGCCACAGCTCCACTCTTAATCAACaccagagaattcacactggagcCAGACCATATAAGTGTGACGAGTGTGAGAAATCCTTTAGCCAAAAGTCCAACCTCATTCAGCACCGGAGAGTACACACAGGAGAAAAGCCTTATGAGTGTGGGGAATGTGGGAAGTCCTTTAGTCAAAGCTCCCACATCATTCAACACAGAAAACTTCACACCAGATAA